The segment TTTTGCGGAGCATTCTGAATAGATCATTCAAACATGCGTGACAGCTTGCATCGGTTCACGCCCGATACACCATGATGAAGAAGATTCTCGCAATCGTGTTCTGGACGTTCAGCGGTTGGGCAGCTCTGATTGTCACGGCATTCGGAGTTGAGTATCTCGTGATCGATCTCTTCGATCCTTACAGTGGCCCCGAACATGGTGTGCCCATTCCCGTGTCCATTGCATCTGCAATCTTATTTGGTTGGATTCCCACTCTAATCGTGACGGTCTGGCGTGTTCGGTCTCGTTGACGCACTTTCGGAACCCGGAATTGTCATTCACTGGACCACAGCCCAAGTTGCCTCCAGTTGAACCGAGAGTCCAGTCGTGTCAGTGGACCTGATGGGAGTCGAACCCACAGAATCACCAGACTCTCGACCGCGTTGCTTTGCCGGAGTTTGCGTACTCAGTCGTTCAAAGTGGTCGGTCCAATTGCCGCACCAGCAACCGAGCACACTTACCATTGAGGCAAGTGAGCGCACGATGGTAGTTCTTCCTATTGAATTGCGGGAGCCGTAATCGAAACTGCGGACCTGTCGTTCAAAGCAACGGATTTCTACCAGCAAAAACTACCCCGCACTCGGATACTTTCGAAGTTCGGCGAGTAATTCTTTCTCAGTCCGTGATCCATCCCACGCAGCCTCCCGCAACGCGGACAGTCTCAAACCATTTCGAAGACAATTTAGGACTTCTCTGCCGTCACCAATTCGGCTCGTTAAATCGTACGCGAAAACTGAGTCTTCGCGAGACTGGTAAACGGTATTCATCAATTGACGCAGATCTCCGAGAAGTGATTCAAAATCGTCAAAGCTGATCATTGGAAGTACGGATTCTCCGCGAGCGACCTTTTGGTTGCGATGTGCGACACGCCGATTTCGGTGTTTGATGAACGGAGCTGCCTTCCACTCAAACTCATTTAACTGAAACTCCAGTTTTTGCCGCAGGTTCGCATCCGAACTTGCGGAGACAATCCTCTGAAGCCGCATCGTCTTCTTGTTGTTATCTACCAGCCGCGTCAAGCTCAACAAGATCGAATCAAGCAAAGCGTTCCCTATCAATGCCCACGCTGTTGATCCGGACTGGTCCAGCACTTCAATGTCTTCATCTTCCTTGAAAAGATCCAGAACAAGATTCCAAGTTTCACAGATCAAGCGAACTTCGTTATGGATGATTTCGAAGTCGTCTGGCCTCAATGACATCTTTGTTTCCCCTTCTAGTTTTTGACCCATTTTAGCAGAAGCCATGGGACTCGAACCCGTAACGGTGATTTGCCGCACCTGTTTTCAAGCAGTGTTCAACTACCGCGGCAAAACCTTGCTTCAGGTCGGATGACTTCCATCAAGCTGCGGTGGCAGGATTCGAACCTACATATGTCTCCTTAACAGGGAGCTGCCCTACGATTGGGCCACACCGCAGTGTTGTTGAGTCAGCGTATTGGGATTTGAACCGGCATGTTCGACTACTGCAACCTGTCGTTCTTCTTCAATCATTGGTCGGCGACCTCGGTTGCTTGGCCTGGTCGTCAGACAGGTGCTTCCCCGTTTGAGCTACCGACCCAGTTTCCTCTGCTGATGAACTCGATATTCAAGACGGCAGACAAAGAACATCTGGCTTCTGCAAAAGAAAAGCCCGGTGCTTGTGACACCGGGCTTAGAGCTGAATCCAGTTGTTACCAAGCATCACAAGCGTGGTTTGGGCGCAAAACTTCCTTCACTCAGCAAGCCACAATAGGCTGACTGACCGTCAGAACTTTGCGAATCCAAACACTCGCTTCTGCGATTTGACCGTATGGGCGGCATCGAACTTGAAACTCGTAGTTTTCTTGTTTGTGATTGGCGGTCGGTATTACCCAACCTCAAACCATAGACGTAGGAAGCCGGCCACTGGTTCACAAGTATTTGGAGTCTTGTTGAAAACATCGACGACCGGATATTCTTCCAGTTTCATGTGTCGCTCAGGATTCCAACAATAGACTCCGAACGATGTGACCCGAGGCATTTATGAAATAGACGCTTCGTGCCATTTTTGAAGTGGCCAGAGCGACTTAATTCTCCTGTTCGACGCTGACGTTTCTCCTTTTTTAGCCGAACGCATGAGTTCTGAGTCTGTGGTATTTGTTGCTTTGGAGGAGGGTATTCGCGGTTGTTCTCTTGCAGCTAGAGTGTGATACGGTTGTGGAATCCGCTCAGAAACTTTTCAAGTACCGGACAATTGAGTTGAGCTGCTCGGTCTAGTAGTTTGACTCGATGTCCAGTGTCACCGAGATATTGTTTCAGATCGAGCGGGGCGACTCTTCGTCTGCCGAAGCATTGCTACCTCTCGTCTATGATGAGCTGCGCAAACTGGCAGCGGACAAGCTCGAGTCGGAAAGTCCGGGCCAGACGCTACAAGCCACGGCACTCGTTCACGAGGTTTGGCTGCGCCTTGTCGATGTGAGTTACTCGCAGCACTGGTCGAGCCGACGTCACTTCTTCGGTGCTGCCGCCGAAGCAATGCGTCGCATCCTGATTGATCGGGCGCGGAAGCGAAATCGACTAAAACATGGCGGTGATTGTCAGAGAATTACCCTCCAACTGGACGAGATTCCGGAAGAGAACGAAGACGATCTGATCGAAGCGCTGGACGAGGCATTGCGGCGATTTCAAAAGATTGATCCAGTTGCATGTGAGTTAGTCAAACTTCGGTATTTCGCAGGATTGACAGGGCACGACGCAGCGGAGACTCTGGAAATCTCGCCTCGAACTGCCGACCGGCTATGGTCTTTCGCCAAAGCCTGGCTTCTTCGAGAGGTGCAAAATGCCCTCAATGATTCACCGTGACAACGAAATCTGGATCATTCTTAAAATTCTTGGCGCATATCACGCGAAAAGGGCGCCACGAGAAATAGCCCGGACTTCCCCGAACCCAAACCGCAATCCGGTTGGGTTTGCAACAATCGAGACTGGTCTACTCACCATCGGTGCCGGAAACAGCCATGAATGAACGCCAGATCTTCCTAGCATCCCTTGAGATCGATGATCCAGCTGCACGAGCGGCATATATCGATCAGGCTTGCGGTGACAACGAGCAACTCCGCCAGCAGGTCGAAGAACTC is part of the Thalassoglobus sp. JC818 genome and harbors:
- a CDS encoding sigma-70 family RNA polymerase sigma factor → MSSVTEILFQIERGDSSSAEALLPLVYDELRKLAADKLESESPGQTLQATALVHEVWLRLVDVSYSQHWSSRRHFFGAAAEAMRRILIDRARKRNRLKHGGDCQRITLQLDEIPEENEDDLIEALDEALRRFQKIDPVACELVKLRYFAGLTGHDAAETLEISPRTADRLWSFAKAWLLREVQNALNDSP